In the genome of Deinococcus psychrotolerans, one region contains:
- a CDS encoding transglycosylase domain-containing protein, which yields MSVSPLFTSPRRPALIWRLLRWLLAGVGIVTVLTLLTGLAGAALTGSLSKTWNLKDQIEPIRVLDNKGNDMGVIDHCDEVQGQQPSNPVPCRETLTLPLSAVSREFLLAYISKEDVRYFGHPGIDLGRIPKSLLSRAGGSTLTMQLLKNNVLAGHFDYDTGRTGVSRDVAGIFRKAAEYVLAPLLSLRYSKAEVLEMSVNSLPWLGIGQRKGIHDAARIMFGVPASDLSLAQSAFLVGLLPRPSTYLVTDKTPLTDSTERFRAMRAQQLLTLGLLHTHTLITDDQYAQAVGEQVQPSLWRVDYAGYGPNLMVARASRNPDYRSDPDPAWTLQALVKRELQQSGISPARAATVTLTIDAQAQRDLNARVSENRANVGEGAAVINVADGGILALASSTGGNLSGESGQQWAVSARRPVASTVKPLLYSAAFGQGAGSLNQLSRFRDQPTSYYGQAIGNNTGTFLNQSVTVREADTRSLNTVAVQVGLQYQQPLTRALSAVGYTKDAANTSSPALGTWRASPLQVAGAYASFANGGSWCPPHLLAAVYDASGRRLPLPPRSCVPLWDSRVAYQTFDMLTAAVSGDASHVKFLRPSFFSGLLGSAAQLGAKSGTSDNVNDTWCAGVTPEYAMAVWLGDPSGVSAVPTDLYRHQAACREISFLRQLPHTLTELPMPTGLRRVDGAAVPEAGIVLQNPPQNPAPTSSP from the coding sequence TTGAGCGTTTCTCCCCTGTTCACTTCGCCGCGCCGCCCAGCCCTGATCTGGCGGCTGCTCAGATGGCTGCTGGCGGGCGTCGGCATTGTCACGGTGCTGACTTTGCTGACCGGGCTGGCAGGCGCGGCGCTGACCGGCTCGCTCTCCAAAACCTGGAATCTCAAAGACCAGATCGAGCCGATCCGGGTGCTGGACAACAAAGGCAACGATATGGGCGTGATCGACCACTGCGACGAGGTGCAGGGCCAGCAACCCAGCAACCCGGTACCGTGTCGCGAGACGCTGACCCTGCCACTATCCGCCGTCTCCAGGGAATTTTTGCTGGCGTATATCAGCAAGGAAGACGTGCGCTACTTTGGGCACCCCGGCATCGATCTGGGGCGCATTCCCAAGTCGCTGCTCAGCCGCGCGGGGGGCAGCACCCTCACCATGCAGCTGCTCAAAAACAACGTGCTGGCCGGGCACTTCGACTACGATACTGGTCGCACCGGTGTGAGCCGCGACGTGGCGGGCATTTTCAGAAAAGCCGCCGAGTACGTGCTGGCCCCGCTGCTGAGCCTGCGCTACAGCAAGGCTGAGGTGCTGGAGATGAGCGTCAACAGCTTGCCCTGGCTGGGCATCGGCCAGCGCAAGGGCATTCACGACGCTGCCCGCATCATGTTCGGGGTGCCTGCCAGCGATCTGAGCCTGGCCCAGAGTGCTTTTCTGGTGGGATTGCTGCCGCGCCCCAGCACTTATCTGGTGACGGATAAAACCCCGCTGACCGACTCCACCGAACGGTTCCGGGCCATGCGGGCGCAGCAGCTTCTTACGCTGGGGCTGCTGCACACTCACACCCTGATTACCGACGACCAGTACGCGCAGGCAGTGGGCGAGCAGGTGCAGCCGAGCCTCTGGCGGGTGGACTACGCTGGATACGGTCCCAACCTGATGGTGGCGCGGGCCAGCCGCAACCCCGATTACCGCAGCGACCCCGATCCAGCCTGGACTTTGCAGGCCCTGGTCAAGCGCGAGTTGCAGCAGAGCGGCATTTCGCCCGCCCGCGCCGCCACCGTGACCCTGACCATCGACGCGCAGGCCCAGCGCGATCTGAATGCCCGCGTCAGCGAGAACCGGGCCAACGTGGGCGAAGGGGCCGCCGTCATCAACGTGGCCGACGGCGGGATTCTGGCCCTGGCGAGCAGCACCGGCGGCAACCTCAGCGGCGAGTCGGGCCAGCAGTGGGCCGTCAGCGCCCGCCGCCCGGTGGCCAGCACCGTCAAACCGCTGCTGTATTCCGCCGCTTTCGGGCAGGGAGCGGGCAGCCTCAATCAGCTCAGCCGCTTCCGCGATCAGCCGACCAGCTATTATGGGCAGGCGATTGGCAACAACACCGGCACCTTCCTGAACCAGAGCGTGACCGTCCGCGAGGCCGACACCCGCTCGCTCAACACCGTGGCGGTGCAGGTCGGCTTGCAGTATCAGCAGCCGCTGACAAGGGCGCTGAGCGCGGTGGGCTACACCAAAGACGCGGCCAACACCTCCAGCCCGGCCCTCGGAACCTGGCGGGCCTCACCGCTGCAAGTCGCGGGCGCGTATGCCAGCTTCGCCAACGGGGGCAGCTGGTGTCCGCCGCATCTGCTGGCGGCGGTCTACGACGCTTCGGGGCGGCGCTTGCCGTTGCCGCCGCGAAGCTGCGTTCCGCTGTGGGACAGCCGCGTGGCGTACCAGACGTTTGACATGCTGACCGCAGCGGTGTCGGGTGACGCTTCGCACGTCAAGTTTTTGCGGCCATCCTTTTTTTCGGGCCTGCTGGGCAGCGCGGCGCAGCTCGGGGCCAAGTCCGGCACCAGCGACAACGTGAACGACACCTGGTGCGCGGGCGTCACGCCGGAATACGCCATGGCCGTCTGGCTGGGCGATCCCAGCGGCGTCTCAGCCGTGCCCACCGACCTCTACCGCCACCAGGCCGCTTGCCGCGAGATCAGTTTTTTGCGCCAGCTGCCGCACACCCTCACCGAATTGCCGATGCCCACCGGACTGCGGCGCGTGGACGGCGCGGCGGTGCCGGAAGCGGGCATCGTGCTGCAAAACCCACCGCAAAATCCCGCGCCGACTTCCTCACCTTAA
- a CDS encoding VWA domain-containing protein, protein MTSFALFPLLSSLLVPTPLSAASVLGLSSPPIHMVIAVDMTGSSKNPAFQYAPQARLIAQNVMLNQVKSGDSVTLLQVCSGVKTIADFQYQGANGARMPKSDILRYSNALTAPCKGRGSAITAGFSAATSAGQRTKDAKTVVVYFTDGAVLDDPQRSTLPSVFSKLLGRSTATVFIAGLSPEADATGSSIRDSFTAQLGKAANDKRVILAGAYDLANVYPSFAAAVKADRR, encoded by the coding sequence ATGACCAGTTTTGCCCTGTTTCCTCTCCTTTCCAGCTTGCTCGTGCCCACCCCGCTCAGCGCGGCCTCGGTGCTGGGGCTGAGTTCTCCGCCCATCCACATGGTGATCGCCGTGGACATGACCGGCAGCAGCAAAAATCCGGCGTTTCAGTACGCGCCGCAGGCCCGCCTCATCGCCCAGAATGTCATGCTCAATCAGGTCAAGAGTGGCGACAGCGTGACCTTGCTGCAAGTCTGTAGCGGCGTCAAGACCATCGCCGATTTCCAGTACCAGGGGGCCAACGGCGCTCGGATGCCCAAGAGCGATATTTTGCGCTATTCCAACGCCTTGACCGCTCCCTGCAAGGGCAGAGGCAGCGCCATTACCGCCGGGTTCAGCGCTGCCACTTCGGCGGGGCAGCGCACCAAAGACGCCAAGACCGTGGTGGTTTACTTTACCGACGGAGCCGTGCTGGACGACCCGCAGCGCTCGACTTTGCCCAGCGTGTTCAGCAAACTGCTGGGCCGCAGCACCGCCACCGTCTTTATTGCGGGCCTCAGCCCCGAGGCTGACGCCACGGGCAGCAGCATCCGCGACAGCTTCACGGCCCAGCTCGGCAAGGCCGCCAACGACAAACGGGTGATTCTGGCCGGAGCGTACGACCTCGCCAACGTGTATCCGAGCTTTGCCGCCGCTGTCAAGGCAGACCGCCGATGA
- a CDS encoding alpha/beta fold hydrolase → MSEPRLVLVHGFGTSAHLWRRVRAGLAAEPLTPDLMGFGDAAALGKLGQTTGDMAGQLADVLQAAGGGPFKLVGHSMGGKVVLLLAARFPALVTELLLVAPSPPTPEPMTEEGRAELRSAYGDSAALDAQQKHITLEPLAEPDRQQFIQDGQRASRDAWQAWPDVGSREDISGEISRLTLPIQVLFSEDDPAIDADTIRSQVLANLPGARATAVRGCGHLMPLEAPQHVLTALNG, encoded by the coding sequence GTGAGCGAACCGCGTCTGGTGCTGGTTCACGGCTTCGGCACTTCTGCGCATTTGTGGCGGCGGGTTCGCGCTGGGCTCGCCGCAGAGCCGCTGACCCCAGATTTGATGGGCTTCGGGGACGCGGCGGCGCTCGGAAAGCTGGGCCAGACCACCGGAGACATGGCCGGGCAATTGGCGGACGTGTTGCAGGCCGCAGGCGGCGGGCCATTCAAGCTGGTGGGGCACTCGATGGGCGGCAAAGTGGTGCTGCTGCTGGCCGCCCGATTTCCGGCGCTGGTGACCGAACTGTTGTTGGTGGCTCCCTCGCCGCCCACACCGGAGCCGATGACCGAGGAGGGCCGCGCTGAATTGCGCTCGGCTTACGGCGACTCGGCGGCGCTGGACGCGCAGCAAAAGCACATCACGCTTGAGCCGCTGGCCGAGCCAGACCGCCAGCAATTTATCCAAGACGGCCAGCGGGCCAGCCGGGACGCCTGGCAAGCCTGGCCAGACGTGGGCAGCCGCGAGGACATCAGCGGCGAGATCAGCAGGTTGACCCTGCCCATTCAGGTGCTGTTTTCGGAGGACGATCCAGCGATTGACGCAGACACCATCCGCTCTCAGGTGCTGGCGAACTTACCGGGAGCGCGGGCCACTGCCGTGCGGGGCTGCGGACACCTGATGCCGCTGGAAGCGCCGCAGCATGTCTTGACCGCTTTGAACGGCTGA